Part of the Kitasatospora sp. NBC_00374 genome is shown below.
CACCGGCATCGACGACCCGTAGGCCGGTGGTACCCCGCACCCGGAACTCCGGGTCGACCACGGACTCCTCGTCCGCGCCCATCCGGCAACTGCCCACCGGGTGGTAGAGGGTTTCGGCGTGCCCGCGGACCAGGTCCGCGAGGTCCCGGTCGGACGCCGCGGTCAGGCCGGGGAGCAGCGGTTCGCCGACGACGTGCGCCAGTTCGGGCCGGCCGAGCAGCCGGCAGGCCTCCTTGACCCCGGCCACGGTGGTGGCGAGGTCGCGGCCGGCCGGGTCGGCCAGGAAGCCCGGGTCGATCAGCGGGGCGTCGGCCGGATCGGCGGTACGCAGCCGCACGCTGCCGCGGCCGTGCGGCTGCAGCAGCACCACGCCCAGGGTCACACCGTGGGCCGGTTCGCCGCGGCCGCTGTCCAGGAACGGCACCAGCATCCAGACGAGTTCGATGTCCGGGCCGGGCAGCCCTGCCTCGGTGCTCAGGAACACCAGGGCCTCCGCAAGGTTGGAGCTGAGCCGGCCGCGACGGTGCCGGAAGTACTCCAGCACGTCCTCGCCCTGCTCCCCCACGCCGGGCGAGATCTCCTGCCGGGCCGCCATCGCGAGCGGTACGTAGAGGTGGTCGCTGAGGTTGCGGCCCACGCCGGGCAGGTCCACCTCGACCGGCAGGCCGAGCGGGCGCAGCTGGGCGGGGTCGCCGATGCCGGAGAGCATCAGCAGCTGGGGGCTGCCGACGGCGCCGGCGCTGAGGATCACCTCGCGTTCGGCACGGATCCGCCGGACGCCGTCCGGGTGGTCGAGCTCGACGCCGACGGCCCGTCCGCCCTCCAGCAGGACCCGGCGGACCAGGCCACCGGTGAGCACGGTCAGGTTGGGCCGGCGCTGCGCGGGGCGCAGGTAGGCGTCGGCGGCGCTCCAGCGGCGGCCGTTGTGCTGGGTCACCCGGACGGGGCCGGCGCCCTCCCGGGCACTGGACTCGGCGTCGCCGAGTTCCGGGTGGCCGGCGGCGGCGCAGGCCGCGAGGAAGGCCTCGGTGGCCGGGTTGAGGTCGCGCAGGTCGTCGATCCGGACCGGGCCCTCGGTGCCGTAGCCGTCCGGTCCGGTGGGGCCGCTGCGGCCCTCGGCCCGGCGGAAGTACGGCAGCACGCGGGAGTACTCCCAGCCGGTGCAGCCGGCCGCGGCCCAGCCGTCGAAGTCGGCCTGGTGTCCTCTGGTCCAGATCTGGGCGTTGATGGAGGAGGAGCCGCCGAGGGTCTTGCCGCGGGGGAAGAAGATCCGGCGGCCGTTCAGCCCCGGCTGCGGGGTGGTGTGGTAGGACCAGTCGAAGTCGGAGCCGAAGAGTTTGGGGAAGGCGGCCGGAATGCTGATCTCGGCGGCCCGGTCGGGCCCGCCGGCCTCGATCAGCAGTACCCGGCTGCCGTCCTCGCTCAGCCGGTCGGCGAGCACGCAGCCCGCCGAGCCGGCGCCGACGATCACGTAGTCGGCGGTGTCCGACGCCCCGGCGGCGGAGTCGGTCATGCCGACCGTCCGGGCGCCGTGGCCGGGGTGGCGGTGGACAGGCTGCGGATGATCTCGCCGGCGAGCACGGCGTGCCCTTCCATCGAGAAGTGGATGCCGTCGGCGCTCATCAGGGTGGGCGAGGTCCGCACGGGGTGCTCCCACATGTCCACCAGGGTGGCCCCGTGGCGCTCGGCCACGCCGCGGATCCGGCCGTTGAGCCGGTCGACCAGGGCGCGGAACTCGGCGAAGTCCGGGAACGCCTCGAAGATGTCGGCGACGGTGAAGGCGAAGACGTGCGCTCCCCGGGCGGTGAGCGCCGCGTAGATCTCCTCCAGGTCGGCCTCGACGGCGTCGAGGTCGGGGTTCGGGCCGAACAGGTCGTTGCCGCCGGTGGCGACGTTGACCAGGTCCGGCCCGAACTCCAGCACCTTCGCGAGCTGGGTCTGCCTGACCTGACGGGTGCGCAGCCCGACCTCGCCGGTGTTCAGGTAGGCCAGGTCCGGGACGTTGCCCCGCAGCGCCTGGGCGACGCGTTCCGGCCAGGAGATGTCCGCGTAGCCCGGGCAGGGCCC
Proteins encoded:
- a CDS encoding SGNH/GDSL hydrolase family protein, encoding MTNDRSTETVDPYCLSDEAAVDLLSGTPWKRFAVMGDSFAAGVGGPCPGYADISWPERVAQALRGNVPDLAYLNTGEVGLRTRQVRQTQLAKVLEFGPDLVNVATGGNDLFGPNPDLDAVEADLEEIYAALTARGAHVFAFTVADIFEAFPDFAEFRALVDRLNGRIRGVAERHGATLVDMWEHPVRTSPTLMSADGIHFSMEGHAVLAGEIIRSLSTATPATAPGRSA
- a CDS encoding GMC family oxidoreductase, whose translation is MTDSAAGASDTADYVIVGAGSAGCVLADRLSEDGSRVLLIEAGGPDRAAEISIPAAFPKLFGSDFDWSYHTTPQPGLNGRRIFFPRGKTLGGSSSINAQIWTRGHQADFDGWAAAGCTGWEYSRVLPYFRRAEGRSGPTGPDGYGTEGPVRIDDLRDLNPATEAFLAACAAAGHPELGDAESSAREGAGPVRVTQHNGRRWSAADAYLRPAQRRPNLTVLTGGLVRRVLLEGGRAVGVELDHPDGVRRIRAEREVILSAGAVGSPQLLMLSGIGDPAQLRPLGLPVEVDLPGVGRNLSDHLYVPLAMAARQEISPGVGEQGEDVLEYFRHRRGRLSSNLAEALVFLSTEAGLPGPDIELVWMLVPFLDSGRGEPAHGVTLGVVLLQPHGRGSVRLRTADPADAPLIDPGFLADPAGRDLATTVAGVKEACRLLGRPELAHVVGEPLLPGLTAASDRDLADLVRGHAETLYHPVGSCRMGADEESVVDPEFRVRGTTGLRVVDAGVMPVVPRGHTHAPTVMLAERAADLIRGLPALPAARERRAALAGRS